From the Euphorbia lathyris chromosome 6, ddEupLath1.1, whole genome shotgun sequence genome, one window contains:
- the LOC136233882 gene encoding 3',5'-bisphosphate nucleotidase AHL-like, which translates to MPLNCSSLITRFPNFLGQRRGTFTSSNHVSSFVYFLHCSRNYQFKSLKTVSFSNLNQTQNYSSSSIMDEQKSLGLSERYSKELEIAVRAVQLACSLCQKVQENVVAKSDGQVKSKGDNSLVTVADWSVQATVSWILSESLGNPNIQIVAEEDVQTLFNADTSGLLDAVVQTVNECLAEAPRFGLQAPPKALSNSEILEAISHCNSTGGPRGQFWALDPVDGTLGFVRGDQYAVALALVEDGEVVLGVLGCPNYPMRKEWLNYHHRYHRIISKLTSPTSESWDKGCVIYAKKGSGKAWMQPLLHRHKKLLWPNAAIPVCVSAIDDPALATFCEPVERANSSHSFTAGLAHSVGLRMQPLRMYSMVKYAAIARGDAEVFMKFARAGYKEKIWDHAAGVVIIQEAGGVVTDAGGRGLDFSKGIYLEGLDRGIIACAGAQLHVKIINAVDASWNSSSL; encoded by the exons ATGCCTTTAAATTGCTCCAGTTTGATTACCCGATTTCCCAACTTTCTGGGACAAAGAAGAGGAACATTCACTTCTTCTAACCATGTTAGCAGTTTTGTCTACTTCCTCCATTGCAGTAGAAATTACCAATTTAAATCACTAAAGACTGTGTCTTTCTCTAATTTAAATCAAACCCAGAATTATTCCTCTTCTTCGATTATGGATGAGCAGAAAAGTTTGGGGCTTTCAGAGAGGTATTCTAAAGAATTGGAAATTGCTGTGAGAGCTGTGCAATTGGCTTGCTCTCTTTGCCAGAAAGTGCAAGAGAATGTGGTGGCTAAATCCGACGGTCAGGTGAAATCTAAGGGTGATAATTCTCTTGTCACTGTTGCAG ATTGGAGTGTCCAAGCTACTGTCAGCTGGATACTGTCCGAGTCGCTGGGGAATCCGAATATCCAAATAGTTGCTGAGGAAGATGTTCAAACTCTTTTCAATGCCGACACATCTGGTCTATTAGATGCTGTAGTTCAAACTGTGAACGAATGTCTTGCTGAAGCACCGCGATTTGGTCTACAAGCTCCACCGAAGGCCCTAAGCAATTCGGAGATTCTTGAAGCTATCAGTCATTGCAACTCAACCGGAGGTCCTAGGGGCCAATTTTGGGCGCTTGATCCTGTCGATGGTACATTAGGCTTCGTACGTGGAGATCAATATGCTGTTGCTTTAGCATTAGTAGAAGACGGAGAAGTTGTGCTCGGAGTTCTTGGTTGTCCTAATTATCCAATGAGGAAGGAATGGTTAAACTATCACCACCGGTACCATAGAATCATATCGAAGTTAACCTCGCCAACATCTGAATCGTGGGATAAAGGTTGCGTGATTTATGCGAAGAAAGGTAGCGGAAAGGCTTGGATGCAACCTTTGCTACATAGACATAAGAAGCTATTGTGGCCAAACGCAGCAATACCTGTCTGTGTATCGGCCATCGATGATCCAGCTTTGGCTACCTTTTGTGAACCAGTTGAAAGAGCAAATTCAAGCCACTCCTTCACCGCAGGATTAGCTCACAGCGTCGGTCTGAG GATGCAACCGTTGCGAATGTACAGCATGGTGAAGTATGCAGCCATAGCGCGAGGTGATGCCGAGGTTTTCATGAAGTTTGCAAGGGCTGGCTACAAGGAGAAGATATGGGATCATGCAGCTGGTGTTGTTATCATACAAGAGGCAGGTGGTGTGGTTACTGATGCCGGAGGGCGTGGTTTGGACTTCTCAAAAGGCATCTACTTAGAAGGTCTTGACCGGGGCATAATTGCCTGTGCCGGAGCTCAATTGCACGTCAAGATTATCAACGCTGTTGATGCTAGTTGGAACTCGTCTAGTCTTTAa